The following is a genomic window from Bacteroidia bacterium.
GTAATAATATTGGAATAGTTTTTACTTCACAGGGGAATTATCCACAAGCTTTGATAAACCATTTTAATGCTTTAAAAATACGAGAAGAAATTGGCGACATAGAAGGTGTTTCTTCATCATATTGTTGTATTGGGAATGTTTATAGACGTCAGAATAATTATATTGAAGCAATGAAAAATTATAATGCTTCGTTGAAAATTGAAAAGAAGCTAAATAATAAACCAAAAATTGCAACAATTTACAATAATATTGGATTGATATATAAGGATCAAGCAAATTTTAAGAAAGCTCTTAGTAATTTTATTTATTCGCAAGATATAAAAGAAAAATTAGGTGATAAGAATGGTCTTGCTTCTTCTTATTATAATATAGGTGCTGTTTATTATGATCAAGCTGTTGAAATGAAAAATAATTCTAATAAATACAGTCTGCTTGATCTAGCGTTAGATAAATATTTTGCAGCATTGAAAATAAAGGAAGAAATTGGCGATAAGGCACATGTAGCAAATATATTAAATAGTATAGGTAATATTCTAACAATTAAAAAAAGGTATACTGAAGCAAAGTTATATTTATTAAGAGCAAAAAATATTTCAGAAGAAATAGGACATCAAGAATATTTAAGAAATTCATATGTAAACTTATCTAATTATTATTATTCTATTGGAAATTTTAAAGATGCATATAATCACCATAAGCTTTATATACTTTATCGGGATAGTATAGATAATCAGGAATCACGTAAAAAGACTGTTCAGACACAGATGACATATGAATTTGAAAAGAAAGAGGCAGTTGCTAAGGCAGAACATAAAAAAGAATTAGAAAACCAGGATGCTATTGCAAATGAAAAAAGCAGGAAGCAAAGAATAATTATTATGTTCGTTGTTATTGGTCTGTTATTAGTAGTTATTTTTGCTGGATTTATTTATAGATCGTTACGAATTA
Proteins encoded in this region:
- a CDS encoding tetratricopeptide repeat protein, which translates into the protein MRIIVLNIILLFIVISTLHCYAQNLHLVDSLEKIVNSSKVDTLKVNALNQLFLLYEFEDDIKAKKCLSEAMELSKKNNYKKGLATTYMQMGFFAEDKCNYTEALKNYNASLKVRKASKDFIGIAETFCCIGIVFDIQGDYSEALKNYNNSKKIYEVLGAKHGVASNCNNIGIVFTSQGNYPQALINHFNALKIREEIGDIEGVSSSYCCIGNVYRRQNNYIEAMKNYNASLKIEKKLNNKPKIATIYNNIGLIYKDQANFKKALSNFIYSQDIKEKLGDKNGLASSYYNIGAVYYDQAVEMKNNSNKYSLLDLALDKYFAALKIKEEIGDKAHVANILNSIGNILTIKKRYTEAKLYLLRAKNISEEIGHQEYLRNSYVNLSNYYYSIGNFKDAYNHHKLYILYRDSIDNQESRKKTVQTQMTYEFEKKEAVAKAEHKKELENQDAIANEKSRKQRIIIMFVVIGLLLVVIFAGFIYRSLRITRKQKKTIELQKQEVDEKNLQLNQQNEEIRTQRDEIEAQRDEIEAQRDLVTEQKVHIEEIHK